The following coding sequences are from one Triticum dicoccoides isolate Atlit2015 ecotype Zavitan chromosome 4A, WEW_v2.0, whole genome shotgun sequence window:
- the LOC119286680 gene encoding thioredoxin-like protein CITRX, chloroplastic, translating into MASFPLASAARSLPTIASHLPAAATTRSVSIPASPVPAAKNAASCSLSTRSRRRPAVRRNAAETYVPGSGKYIAPDYLVKKVSARELEELVRGERKVPLIVDFYATWCGPCVLMAQDVETLAVEYEDSALFVKVDTDEEYEFARDMQVRGLPTLYFFSPDQGKDAVRTEGLIPIEMVRNIIENEL; encoded by the coding sequence ATGGCCTCCTTCCCGCTGGCATCCGCCGCCCGTTCCCTCCCCACCATAGCGTCCCACCTCCCGGCAGCCGCGACCACCCGCAGCGTCTCCATCCCGGCCTCCCCCGTCCCCgcggcgaagaacgccgcctcctGCAGCCTCAGCACCAGGAGCCGCCGCAGGCCAGCCGTTCGACGGAACGCCGCGGAGACCTACGTGCCAGGCTCCGGCAAGTACATCGCGCCGGACTACCTCGTGAAGAAGGTGTCGGCCAGGGAGCTGGAGGAGCTCGTCAGGGGGGAGCGGAAGGTGCCGCTCATCGTGGATTTCTACGCCACCTGGTGCGGGCCGTGCGTGCTCATGGCGCAGGACGTCGAGACGCTCGCGGTCGAGTACGAGGACAGCGCCTTGTTTGTCAAGGTGGACACGGACGAGGAGTACGAGTTCGCGAGGGATATGCAGGTACGGGGACTGCCCACGCTGTATTTCTTCAGCCCGGATCAGGGCAAGGACGCCGTTAGGACCGAGGGGCTGATTCCTATTGAAATGGTCAGGAACATCATCGAAAACGAGCTGTGA
- the LOC119286681 gene encoding cycloeucalenol cycloisomerase-like, with protein MTAVRRQAAAKRGGGGAAGKNALLAADGSKRWGEKFFLLYTPFWLTLCLGVVVPFKLYESFTELEYLVLGLVSTVPAFLIPLFLVGKADSIRSLKDRYWVKANVWIIIFSYVGNYFWTHYFFTVLGASYTFPSWRMNNVPHTTFLLTHACFLFYHMASNMTLRRLRHSTAHLPQSIRWLFEAAWILALSYFIAYLETLAIANFPYYEFVDRDIMYKVGSLFYAIYFLVSFPMFSRIDEKAEKWDLPRVAVDALGAAMLVTIILDLWRIFLGPIVPIPESRRCAQPGLAWFHAQNESV; from the exons ATGACAG CTgtccggcggcaggcggcggcgaagCGGGGCGGAGGCGGCGCGGCCGGGAAGAACGCATTGCTGGCGGCGGACGGGAGCAAGAGGTGGGGGGAGAAGTTCTTCCTGCTGTACACGCCCTTCTGGCTCACGCTCTGCCTCGGCGTCGTCGTCCCCTTCAAGCTCTACGAG AGTTTCACGGAGCTGgaatatctggttcttggattggtGTCAACCGTGCCTGCCTTTCTCATCCCTCTGTTCCTCGTAGGAAAG GCAGATAGTATTAGAAGTTTAAAAGATCGTTACTGGGTCAAG GCTAATGTTTGGATTATAATTTTCAGTTATGTCGGTAACTACTTTTGGACGCATTACTTTTTCACAGTTCTTGGTGCGTCATATACTTTTCCATCATGGAGGATGAATAAT GTACCCCATACAACATTTCTCCTGACCCATGCCTGCTTCTTATTTTATCACATGGCATCAAATATGACACTTCGTAGATTACGTCACTCTACAGCTCACCTGCCACAGTCTATTCGGTGGTTGTTTGAAGCCGCGTGGATTTTAGCACTCTCATACTTCATTGCATACTTGGAGACCCTAGCCATTGCAAAT TTTCCATATTACGAATTCGTCGATCGGGACATAATGTACAAAGTTGGATCATTGTTTTATGCAATTTACTTCCTCGTCAGCTTTCCAATGTTCTCAAG GATCGACGAAAAAGCAGAGAAGTGGGACCTTCCCAGGGTGGCCGTCGATGCTCTGGGCGCAGCCATGCTCGTCACAATAATACTCGATTTATGGCGCATATTTCTGGGGCCAATCGTACCCATCCCCGAATCAAGACGGTGCGCACAGCCGGGGCTTGCATGGTTCCATGCGCAGAATGAAAGCGTCTAA